The genomic segment TAACTTTGATATTGTAGGAGAGTACTTGATACCTTCTTTAGGTTCTGAGGGTTATGCCCAAATATTATTGGTATATCTCTGGTGTCTTGGCGGCTTAATCGGTATCTGGACTAAAACAGGTGGAGCCCAGAAATTTGCTAAATGGGCTGGAAAGAAGATGGTTCGTGGTAGAAGATCAGCTAAGTTCTTTGCCTGGATTATGGGGGTTGTCTTCCATCAGGGAGGAACTATCAGTACAATCCTGGCTGGTTCTACTGTTCGTCCTATCTGTGATGAAGCTGGAGTATCCCACGAAGAGTTATCTTATATCGTAGACTCTACAGCATCACCGATTGCTACTTTAATTCCATTTAATGCTTGGCCGCTATATATTGCAGGTCTAGTAGCAGGAACAATTCCATTGATTCCTGATGAAAGTGCAGGACTTGATTTATTCTTTAGTGCTATTCCATATAACTTTTATGCCTGGATAGCTATCCTCTTTACTTTCCTATTAGCTATGGAGAAATTACCTTTTATTGGTAGTAAAATGAAGAAGGCAATTAAGAGAGTTAAGGAGACAGGCAAATTAAATAGAGATGGTGCTGATCCGCTCGCTTCTGAAGAACTTACTGACCTGGATGTTCCAGAAGACTATAACACTACTTTAATAGACTTTATTGTTCCGATTGGAACCTTATTAGGAGTAGGTGTTATTCCCAAGTTTATAGTAGGTGATATGTATATTCCACAGGCTTTTATGTTGAGTGTACTGTCAGCTATGGTGTTAGCATTATTTAAAGGAATGGAGTTAGACAATGTAATAGATGGATTTGTTGATGGTGCTAAAGGTGTAACAATCGGTGCTATTATTCTGGGATTAGCTGTTACTTTAGGAAATGTATCTGACAGTTTAGGAACTGCCTCTTATATAGTAGGAGCCACAGAATCAATTATTATTCCTGTGCTTTTACCAGCCATCTACATGGTATTATGTATGTTCATTGCTTTCTCTGTAGGAAGTTCCTGGGGTACTTATGCAGTAATGTTCCCGATTGCTATGCCGCTGGCTTATGCAGTCAATCCTGATCCAACCTTTATTACTCTCTGTTTTGCTGCTGTAACTGGAGGTTCAATCTACGGTGATCAGGTTTCTCCGATCTCCGATACAACGATTATGTCTTCACTTGCTTGTGGTGCTGACTTGATGGATCATGTTTATTCTCAGATTCCGCAGGCCAGTGTGGCAGCCGGTATTTCAATGGTTCTATATACTATTCTGACTGCTATCTTATGCTAGTAATTTAAATAAGTAAGAAAGAGAGGCGCTAGAGCTTTCTAGTGCCTCTTCTTTTTTTTTTTTAAAAAAAAAGAGTATAAATATGTAAATGAATTTGATTATTAGTTTGACAAAATCATAAAATTCATTAATAATATAACATATAAGTGACACTTGACTAACATTTTATAAAATAATTAATTTAAGGAGTGATTATAATGTATAAAGTTGATTTAAATAGTGATATTGGGGAAAGTTTTGGGAATTATAAATTAGGTTTTGATGAAGAAATTGTTCCGCATATTACTTCTGCTAATATTGCTTGTGGCTGGCATGCTGGAGATCCAACTGTAATGGCCCATACAGTAGATATTGCAATTCAAAATAATACTGCTATTGGTGCTCATCCTGGTCTCCCAGATCTAATGGGGTTTGGAAGAAGGAGAATGGAGGTATCACCACAAGAAGTAAAATCATATGTCAAATACCAATTAGGTGCTTTGACAGCTTTTGCAGAAGCAAAGGGAAATAAAATACAGCATGTAAAACCTCATGGGGGATTATATAATATGGCAGCTGAGGACAGAGATTTAGCTAGAGCAATTGCTAAGGGAATTTATGAGGTAGATAAAGATATTATTTTGGTTGGTTTAGCTAATAGCGAACTGATTCACATGGGTAAAGAAGTAGGGGTGAGAGTTGCAAATGAAGTCTTTGCAGATAGAGCATATAATCCTGATGGAACTTTAGTTTCTAGAAAAAGAGAAGGAGCGGTGATTCATGATCCAGATCTTGCTTTTTCCAGAATAGCAAAAATGGTTTTAGACGGGAAAGTAGAGGCTATAAATGGAGAAGAAATAGAAATTACTGCGGATACTATTTGCGTACATGGTGATAATCCAGAAGCAGTAGAATTTGTAAGTAAAATAAATACTAAATTAAAAGCAGAAGGTATTGAGGTCGCTCCGATTAGCCAAATAGTAGCATAATAGACTAACATAAATAAGAATAATATGAAATTTGTGTTAAATTTATATTTTTATCATAATAGTTGAGTTTAGTGTTGACAAAACTGACATAGTATATTAACATATATCTAACATATAGTTTACATATACTGATTTAAAGTATATATAACTTTCTAATGCAATTTAAAATTAAAAGGAGGTAGAAGTGAGAAAATGAAAGAGAAGATTAAAGAAGAAACGCAGCATTGTCAAGGGAAAAAGGGCTTTTTAGCAAAATTAAAGCAAATTGGTCCTGGAGCTTTAGTAGCTGCTGCTTTTATAGGACCTGGAACTGTAACTACAGCTACAATTTGTGGAGCTAGTTTTGGTTATACTTTATTATGGGCTATGTTATTTTCTATAATTGCTACTATGGTACTACAAGAGATGTCATCTCGATTAGGAGTTGTAACTAGAAAAGGAATAGGAGAAGCTTTAAGAAATCAATTTGATAGTCCTACTTTAAAATGGATGAGTATAATATTAGTTATCTCTGCTATTGGAATTGGATGTGCTGCTTATGAAACTGGAAATATATTAGGAGGAGCTTTAGGCTTAGAGACTATTACAGGAATTAGTGGTAATATTTGGGGACCGGTTATGGGGATAATAGCTTTTCTCTTTTTGTGGACAGGAAGTTATAACATTATAGAAAAAATATTAGTTGGATTAGTTGGGGTAATGAGTGTTACCTTTATATTGACAGCCATTATTATTAGACCTGATATAGGAGCAATTTTAAAAGGCTTTTTTGCCCCTACTATTCCTAAAGGTGGTTTAATGTTAGCTGTTTCTTTAATTGGTACCACAGTAGTACCTTATAATTTATTCCTTCATGCTTCTGCTGTTCAAGAGCGTTGGAATAGTGCAGAAGAGTTATCTAAAAGTCGATTAGATACACTCTTATCAATAGGTTTAGGGGGGGCTATTTCTTCTGCAATTATAATAACTGCTGCAGCAACTTTTAAAGATACAGGAATTGTTCCTAACAATGCTGGTGAAATGGCTATCCAGTTAGAACCGTTATTAGGGACTTGGGCTAAGTGGTTTTTTGGAATTGGACTTTTTGCTGCTGGTTTTTCATCTTCAGTTACTTCGCCTTTAGCAGCTGCCTATGCTACTGTTGAAGCACTTGGCTGGAAGAATGACTTTAAATCAACTAAGTTTAAGTTAATCTGGGGAATAGTATTAATAGTTGGAATAATTGGTTCAGGACTAGGGAAGAGTCCGGTAACAATTATATTATTTGCTCAGGCAGCTAATGGAATTTTACTTCCTATAATAGCTTTATTCTTAATGATTTTAATGAATAACGAAGACCGATTAGGAGAATATGCCAATAGTAAATTTCAAAATTTATTAGGCTGGATAGTAACAGCAGTAGCTTTTGGCTTGGGAATAAAATCATTATATTCAGTTTTACAAAAGTTAATTGGTTAATTTGATATGGAGGTAGGATGATGAAAAATTTAAGTGAAGTTTTTCCTTTAGGATAAATAGTAAAGAACCCACCCTTATTTATATGGGTGATGAATTTACTAACCTATTCTTTGATTCAATATTAAAGAATAGGTTATTTTTTACTTGGTTTTTAAACTATGTGTAATCGATTTAACTTTTGATATGCTTGATATTAAAAGTAATATATGATATACTATATGTGAGAGGTGATAACAATTGAGCAACCAAAATAATTTAATTCATGCCAGAACATGTGTTTATAATGTTGGCTATCATAAGGAGGTGAACTAATTGAAGCTAGCTAAGTATTTTATCCATAAACCTAATCAAACCCAACAAGTTGTATTAGGTTGTTTAGCCTATGCTAGTGCCAGATTATATAATATCGGCAATTATCAACGTAAAAATTGGTCTAAAGATAGTGATGAAGATTATCCTGATTGGTATAAACAAAAAAAGCAATTAAAAACTAACTTTTGGTATAAAAACTTACCCTCCCAGACAGCACAGGAAACACTTAAAATTTTAGCTGATAACTGGGATAGTTTTTATCAAAGTATGGAGGATTATCAAGATAATCCTGATAAATATAACGGTAAACCTAATTCACCTAACTATAAACCCAAAGATAGTAAGTTTAACTTTCGTTATCTCAATAATGGCTTTAAAATTATTGATGGTAAGTTAAGATTATCTATTCCTAAACAATTAAAAGAGTATCTGAAAAAAGAATACTCTATTACCAATAAATTTTTATGGATAAGAGTGCCTAATGAACTGTTATCCAGTAATAGAGATATCCTTAACTCAACTACTAGAATTGAGTTTAAGCCTTTAAGTGATGATACTTATAAGGTAATCTTAACTTATAAAGTAGATACTCCTACTATTAAAGAAGATAACGGTAATTATTTAAGTATTGACCTAGGAATTAATAATTTGATGACTTGTTATAGTAATCAAAATCAGGAAAGCTTTATTATTGACGGCGGACAATATTTAGCTATTAATCGTTATTTTGATAAAAAGATTAAACATTATCAATCAATTTTGAATGATCAAGGTAAAAAGACTTCTAAACGTATTCAGAACCTATATAAAAAGCGACGAAAACAATTATTTCACCTAATCCATAGTGCAACTAAAAAAGTTGTTAATTACTGTGTTGAAAATAATATATCTAGAGTAATCGTTGGTGATATAAAAAATATTCGTGATGATGCTGATTTAGGGAAACAGAATAATCAAAAACTCCATAAACTACCTTTTGATATTATCTATCACCAGCTAGAGTATAAACTTAATTTACAAGGGATTACTTTAATCAAGAAGAGTGAAAAATATACCAGCCAATGCAGCCCTTACAGTAAAAAAGTAACTAAGAAATATGCTAATAAATCTAACCGAGTTAAAAGAGGGCTTTATATTGATAAAGATAACAATCAAGCTTTTAATGCCGACAGCATAGGTGCATTTAATATCTTACGCAAATACTTACAGCAGCGACGTAAAGGGCCAGATATTACTCTGCAGGTAAAAGGGTTATCAAATCCGGTTAAATATAACTGGAATAATCATCAATTTGCAGCTTAAAAGTACCTCCAAGTCCAGCCAGTATTAACTGGATAGGAGTAGTGGCGTTGGACACGCCGAATGGGTAACTTGCTTGATATTACGGGTAACTCCCATAAAAGCAGGCGACCATGAAGCTCGGTATTTCAATGCCGAGTAGTTCACAGGAAAATATTCCAATTAGGCATATAGAAGCTGGAAAAAATGTTCCTATGTATATTACGAATAAACAATGCAAAACTGCAGGAAAATTCAAAGGACCAATGGTTGTTTCTATGAGACCTATTCCTAGTGATTTAATTACAGATACGATTCAAATAACTGCTAAATATAAAACGGTTCACGGAACTCCAGTACAGGTAGGTTCTCCTGAAAAGTTAGGAATAGAAAATATTAATACTCCAGATTTTGGAGACTCTGTAAAGATTAAAGCAGATGAAATTCCTGTTTTTTGGGCTTGTGGTGTTACTCCTCAAGCAGTAGCAATGAAAGTTAAACTATCAATTATGATCACTCACTCACCTGGTCATATGTTTATAACTGATCTTGAAAATAAAGAGTTAAAAAATTATTAAGGAGTATTATCACAATTGATGGTCTTAATGATGGGGATTTCTCATAGATGTTGTATTAGAATAAGGGGGGAGTTGTTTTGTGTCTGCAAGCAAAATATAAGCCTGCAGGAGATAAGGCTGTAGTTATTGAGCTTGAAAATGTAGTTTCGAAAGAGATAAATCAACGAATAAGAGCTCTGATGATAGCTATAGAAGAGAAAGAAATTGATGGGGTTTTAGAAGTTGTACCGACATATTCTTCTTTAATGGTTCATTATGAGGTTCAAAAGATAAGTTATGATCAACTTATAAAAAAACTTAAAGTTTTAGAAGAACAGCTTGAAGATTTAGAGTTATCAGAACCTAAAACTATAAAGATACCTACAGTTTATGGTGGTGAGTATGGGCCAGATATTGAAA from the Acetohalobium arabaticum DSM 5501 genome contains:
- a CDS encoding Na+/H+ antiporter NhaC family protein, giving the protein MNKNMKKQMKKWLLLTVGVVAFTFMLSSVGFAGGESAENYGILSIVPPILALTLAFVTRQVVPALFLGVVAGGIITGNFDIVGEYLIPSLGSEGYAQILLVYLWCLGGLIGIWTKTGGAQKFAKWAGKKMVRGRRSAKFFAWIMGVVFHQGGTISTILAGSTVRPICDEAGVSHEELSYIVDSTASPIATLIPFNAWPLYIAGLVAGTIPLIPDESAGLDLFFSAIPYNFYAWIAILFTFLLAMEKLPFIGSKMKKAIKRVKETGKLNRDGADPLASEELTDLDVPEDYNTTLIDFIVPIGTLLGVGVIPKFIVGDMYIPQAFMLSVLSAMVLALFKGMELDNVIDGFVDGAKGVTIGAIILGLAVTLGNVSDSLGTASYIVGATESIIIPVLLPAIYMVLCMFIAFSVGSSWGTYAVMFPIAMPLAYAVNPDPTFITLCFAAVTGGSIYGDQVSPISDTTIMSSLACGADLMDHVYSQIPQASVAAGISMVLYTILTAILC
- a CDS encoding LamB/YcsF family protein, translated to MYKVDLNSDIGESFGNYKLGFDEEIVPHITSANIACGWHAGDPTVMAHTVDIAIQNNTAIGAHPGLPDLMGFGRRRMEVSPQEVKSYVKYQLGALTAFAEAKGNKIQHVKPHGGLYNMAAEDRDLARAIAKGIYEVDKDIILVGLANSELIHMGKEVGVRVANEVFADRAYNPDGTLVSRKREGAVIHDPDLAFSRIAKMVLDGKVEAINGEEIEITADTICVHGDNPEAVEFVSKINTKLKAEGIEVAPISQIVA
- a CDS encoding Nramp family divalent metal transporter; its protein translation is MKEKIKEETQHCQGKKGFLAKLKQIGPGALVAAAFIGPGTVTTATICGASFGYTLLWAMLFSIIATMVLQEMSSRLGVVTRKGIGEALRNQFDSPTLKWMSIILVISAIGIGCAAYETGNILGGALGLETITGISGNIWGPVMGIIAFLFLWTGSYNIIEKILVGLVGVMSVTFILTAIIIRPDIGAILKGFFAPTIPKGGLMLAVSLIGTTVVPYNLFLHASAVQERWNSAEELSKSRLDTLLSIGLGGAISSAIIITAAATFKDTGIVPNNAGEMAIQLEPLLGTWAKWFFGIGLFAAGFSSSVTSPLAAAYATVEALGWKNDFKSTKFKLIWGIVLIVGIIGSGLGKSPVTIILFAQAANGILLPIIALFLMILMNNEDRLGEYANSKFQNLLGWIVTAVAFGLGIKSLYSVLQKLIG
- a CDS encoding RNA-guided endonuclease InsQ/TnpB family protein; translated protein: MKLAKYFIHKPNQTQQVVLGCLAYASARLYNIGNYQRKNWSKDSDEDYPDWYKQKKQLKTNFWYKNLPSQTAQETLKILADNWDSFYQSMEDYQDNPDKYNGKPNSPNYKPKDSKFNFRYLNNGFKIIDGKLRLSIPKQLKEYLKKEYSITNKFLWIRVPNELLSSNRDILNSTTRIEFKPLSDDTYKVILTYKVDTPTIKEDNGNYLSIDLGINNLMTCYSNQNQESFIIDGGQYLAINRYFDKKIKHYQSILNDQGKKTSKRIQNLYKKRRKQLFHLIHSATKKVVNYCVENNISRVIVGDIKNIRDDADLGKQNNQKLHKLPFDIIYHQLEYKLNLQGITLIKKSEKYTSQCSPYSKKVTKKYANKSNRVKRGLYIDKDNNQAFNADSIGAFNILRKYLQQRRKGPDITLQVKGLSNPVKYNWNNHQFAA